In Flagellatimonas centrodinii, a single window of DNA contains:
- a CDS encoding NAD(P)/FAD-dependent oxidoreductase: MCALTAGRRGRRVRVVEHANKVGKKILMSGGGRCNFTNYFTGPEHYLSANPHFCKSALARYTQWDFIAMVERHGIAYHEKEQGQLFCDLSSKQILRMLLDECAAAGVEISVDMPVDEVRLDGSGFELRSGVHSLRAPSLVVACGGLSIPKMGASGFGFALARQFGHAVHPTRAGLVPITLSGRPLEAIEGLAGVALPAAAHCGDQCFDSAVLFTHRGLSGPAVLQISSYWREGDALHLDLLPGRAAGDWLQGLKADRPSLRLDGVLADVLPRRLAQRLSETAGWQGTLQGWTDPALASVGSQLNRYPVVASGTEGYRTAEVTLGGVDTDSLSSQTMASRTVPGLYFIGELVDVTGHLGGHNFQWAWASGSAAGNAV; this comes from the coding sequence ATGTGCGCGCTCACCGCCGGCCGGCGCGGCCGCCGCGTGCGGGTAGTGGAGCATGCCAACAAGGTGGGCAAGAAGATTCTCATGTCGGGCGGCGGCCGCTGCAATTTCACCAACTACTTCACCGGGCCGGAGCACTACCTGTCGGCCAACCCGCATTTCTGCAAGTCGGCACTGGCACGCTATACCCAGTGGGACTTCATCGCCATGGTGGAACGCCACGGCATCGCCTACCACGAGAAGGAGCAGGGCCAGCTCTTCTGCGACCTGTCGTCGAAGCAGATCCTGCGGATGCTGCTGGATGAGTGTGCCGCCGCCGGCGTCGAGATCAGCGTCGACATGCCGGTGGACGAGGTCCGCCTCGATGGCAGCGGCTTCGAGCTGCGGTCCGGCGTCCACAGCCTGCGGGCGCCCTCGCTGGTGGTGGCCTGCGGCGGGCTGTCGATTCCGAAGATGGGGGCCAGCGGCTTCGGCTTTGCGCTGGCCCGACAGTTCGGCCATGCGGTACATCCGACCCGCGCCGGGCTGGTGCCGATCACGCTCAGTGGTCGGCCACTGGAAGCCATCGAGGGTCTGGCCGGGGTGGCGCTGCCAGCAGCCGCACACTGCGGCGACCAGTGCTTCGACTCGGCCGTGCTGTTCACCCACCGCGGCCTCAGTGGGCCAGCGGTGCTGCAGATCTCCTCGTACTGGCGCGAGGGTGATGCCCTGCATCTCGATCTGCTGCCCGGTCGCGCGGCCGGCGACTGGCTGCAGGGCCTGAAGGCGGACCGCCCGTCGCTGCGACTGGATGGCGTGCTGGCCGACGTGCTGCCACGGCGTCTGGCACAGCGCCTGAGCGAGACGGCGGGCTGGCAGGGGACGCTTCAGGGCTGGACCGACCCCGCGCTGGCCAGCGTTGGCTCGCAGCTCAACCGCTATCCGGTGGTGGCCAGTGGCACCGAGGGCTATCGCACCGCCGAGGTCACCCTGGGCGGTGTCGATACCGACAGCCTGTCGTCACAAACGATGGCCTCACGCACGGTGCCCGGCCTCTATTTCATCGGCGAGCTGGTCGACGTCACCGGCCACCTCGGGGGCCACAATTTCCAGTGGGCGTGGGCCTCGGGAAGCGCAGCCGGCAACGCGGTATAA
- a CDS encoding DUF805 domain-containing protein has product MNWYLGVLKQYAVFSGRARRREYWMFTLFNIIAAVVLSAIDGVFGSFSAEAGVGLLSGLYLLAVLLPSIGVSIRRLHDTGRSGWWLLLVLVPVVGPLIVLVFMVLDSQAGSNDYGPNPKAPAVSATAEPTASAAPTAAADKDNPGLFRE; this is encoded by the coding sequence ATGAACTGGTATCTGGGTGTTCTCAAGCAATACGCGGTGTTCAGCGGGCGCGCGCGGCGCCGTGAATACTGGATGTTTACCCTGTTCAACATCATCGCCGCCGTGGTGCTCAGCGCTATCGACGGCGTGTTCGGCAGCTTCAGCGCCGAGGCCGGCGTGGGGCTGCTCAGCGGTCTCTACCTGTTGGCCGTGTTGTTGCCGTCGATCGGTGTGTCGATCCGCCGCCTGCATGACACCGGCCGCAGTGGCTGGTGGCTGCTGCTGGTACTGGTGCCGGTGGTTGGCCCCCTGATCGTGCTGGTGTTCATGGTGCTCGACAGCCAGGCCGGCAGCAATGACTACGGCCCCAACCCCAAGGCCCCTGCCGTCAGCGCGACCGCCGAGCCCACGGCGTCCGCAGCCCCGACGGCCGCCGCCGACAAGGACAACCCCGGGCTGTTCCGCGAGTAA
- a CDS encoding RNA polymerase sigma factor has product MAGPVPITRPERVALADFGDDPVSQWDCISRQYGTALKRYFGNRVNNPSDVADLVQKVFLRVLQRGEGPPIEHVQHYLFQVAASVLNDELRRSQVRHETVHETYDEAAHAPLTELSPERIAIGQEALERVAAVLRQLPERTRDVYLLRVHQECEYRDIARQLGISERGAQRHMARALQQLEEQVGADMPAEALPDTAVHRHGDSA; this is encoded by the coding sequence ATGGCCGGACCGGTACCCATCACCCGCCCCGAGCGGGTTGCGCTCGCCGACTTCGGCGACGACCCCGTCAGCCAGTGGGACTGCATCTCCCGCCAGTACGGTACCGCGCTGAAGCGCTACTTCGGCAACCGCGTCAACAACCCTTCGGATGTCGCCGACCTGGTGCAGAAAGTGTTTCTGCGGGTATTGCAGCGGGGCGAAGGCCCGCCCATCGAGCATGTGCAGCACTACCTGTTCCAGGTCGCCGCCAGCGTTCTGAATGATGAACTGCGGCGGTCGCAGGTGCGCCACGAGACTGTCCACGAAACCTACGACGAAGCCGCCCACGCACCCCTCACCGAACTGTCGCCCGAGCGCATCGCCATCGGGCAGGAAGCGCTCGAACGGGTCGCCGCCGTGCTGCGCCAGCTGCCCGAGCGCACCCGCGACGTCTACCTGCTGCGCGTGCACCAGGAATGCGAGTACCGCGACATTGCCCGACAGCTCGGCATCTCCGAACGCGGTGCCCAACGTCACATGGCCCGCGCCCTGCAGCAGTTGGAAGAACAGGTCGGGGCCGACATGCCGGCCGAAGCCCTGCCCGACACCGCAGTGCATCGGCACGGGGACAGCGCATGA
- a CDS encoding FecR family protein translates to MSDTLQSPQPHLNHPAIRDQAAAWSDRLRHRGGDPALRVAFERWYAAHPAHAEAFIRIDRAHGLARAAASTPAVAALEREMMQRLTRRRRRQWGQRSLALAASLLLMTTVGLLAAGGNGFTLQAVQHLPTQARHLLAGERYFHTTIGEHRAIALADGSTLTLNTGSRVVVRYRDDRRSVSLQAGQALFEVAKDPQRPFVVTARNRTITALGTAFDVRLTADDLAVTLIEGKVEVAEVAVAAAEGAAATIPDSRFPIPGDASGSPRLTPHPSRLTPHVLSPGQQLLIAAANPQPVLRDADLKRTTSWRNGQLIFREDRLADAIDEINRYSTRKVELADPALGDLRVSGIVNTGNTAVFVETMVNYYPLRIIQTSDERVVLARRG, encoded by the coding sequence ATGAGCGACACCCTGCAAAGCCCGCAGCCGCATCTCAATCATCCGGCCATTCGTGACCAGGCCGCCGCCTGGAGTGACCGGCTGCGCCATCGCGGCGGTGACCCCGCCCTGCGCGTCGCCTTCGAACGCTGGTATGCCGCGCACCCGGCCCATGCCGAGGCCTTCATCCGCATCGACCGCGCCCATGGTCTGGCGCGGGCGGCGGCCAGCACCCCTGCCGTGGCCGCGCTGGAACGCGAGATGATGCAGCGGCTCACCCGCCGTCGGCGCCGCCAATGGGGCCAGCGCAGCCTCGCCCTGGCGGCCAGCCTGCTGTTGATGACGACCGTAGGCCTGCTCGCTGCCGGTGGCAACGGGTTCACCCTGCAGGCAGTACAGCACCTGCCCACCCAGGCCCGCCACCTGCTCGCCGGCGAGCGCTACTTCCACACCACCATCGGTGAACACCGCGCCATCGCCCTGGCCGATGGCAGCACGCTCACGCTCAACACCGGCAGCCGCGTCGTGGTGCGCTACCGCGATGATCGACGCAGTGTCAGCCTGCAAGCCGGACAGGCCCTGTTCGAAGTGGCCAAGGACCCGCAGCGGCCCTTCGTCGTCACCGCCCGCAACCGCACCATCACCGCCCTTGGCACCGCCTTCGATGTCCGCCTCACCGCCGACGATCTCGCTGTCACGCTCATCGAAGGCAAAGTCGAAGTCGCCGAAGTCGCCGTTGCAGCCGCCGAAGGCGCTGCCGCTACGATTCCCGATTCCCGATTCCCGATTCCCGGGGATGCCTCTGGCAGCCCCCGTCTCACCCCTCACCCCTCACGCCTCACCCCTCACGTCCTCTCCCCCGGCCAGCAGCTCCTGATCGCCGCCGCCAACCCGCAGCCCGTGCTGCGTGACGCCGACCTCAAACGCACCACCAGTTGGCGCAATGGTCAGCTCATCTTTCGCGAGGACCGCCTCGCCGACGCCATCGACGAGATCAACCGCTACAGCACCCGCAAGGTGGAACTCGCCGACCCCGCCCTCGGCGACCTTCGCGTCAGTGGCATCGTCAACACCGGCAACACCGCCGTGTTTGTGGAAACCATGGTGAACTACTACCCGCTGCGCATCATCCAGACCAGCGACGAACGCGTGGTGCTGGCGCGGCGGGGCTAA
- the hepT gene encoding type VII toxin-antitoxin system HepT family RNase toxin has translation MTDVAVNKVQTVQRSVLRARHEFQAAGADFSTDFTRQDAAILNVVRACEATLDLANHLVRLHKLGVPNTSADAIRALANAKLLESALADRLIRMVGFRNIAVHAYQAMDLGILESIITRGLDDLLTACELMRRAAEG, from the coding sequence ATGACCGATGTCGCCGTCAACAAGGTGCAGACGGTTCAACGCAGTGTGTTGCGCGCGCGCCATGAGTTTCAGGCGGCAGGCGCTGATTTCTCCACGGATTTCACGCGGCAGGATGCGGCAATTCTGAATGTCGTGCGCGCCTGCGAAGCGACACTCGATCTGGCCAATCACCTGGTCCGCCTCCACAAACTGGGTGTACCCAATACCAGTGCGGATGCGATTCGCGCATTGGCGAACGCGAAACTGTTGGAGAGCGCATTGGCAGACCGCCTGATTCGTATGGTGGGCTTCCGCAACATCGCCGTACATGCCTACCAAGCGATGGACCTGGGTATTCTGGAGTCCATCATCACCCGAGGCCTTGATGACCTGCTGACGGCGTGTGAGTTGATGCGCCGGGCGGCTGAGGGCTAG
- the mntA gene encoding type VII toxin-antitoxin system MntA family adenylyltransferase antitoxin, which produces MTDHRLAIVDICTAHYPALQAVYLFGSQASALARPDSDTDIALLLPHAQAASLGSLDLYALQTTLEGVLMTPVDLINLRRVSTVFAKEIIAHGVRLAAPDMAAADEFEAMTLSFYQALNRERAAILEAFRETGKAYAV; this is translated from the coding sequence ATGACCGATCACCGCCTCGCTATCGTTGATATCTGCACCGCGCACTACCCGGCGCTGCAGGCGGTGTACCTGTTCGGCTCACAAGCCTCAGCGCTCGCTCGGCCCGATAGTGACACTGATATCGCGTTGCTTCTGCCGCATGCCCAGGCTGCGTCGTTAGGCAGCCTGGACCTTTACGCGCTGCAGACGACATTGGAGGGCGTGCTGATGACGCCCGTCGATCTGATCAACCTCCGCCGTGTGTCCACCGTGTTCGCGAAGGAAATCATTGCGCACGGGGTGCGGTTGGCTGCGCCGGACATGGCCGCAGCGGATGAGTTCGAGGCGATGACGCTGTCGTTCTACCAGGCCTTGAACCGCGAGCGCGCAGCGATTCTGGAAGCCTTCCGCGAAACAGGTAAGGCGTACGCGGTATGA
- a CDS encoding TonB-dependent receptor plug domain-containing protein, whose amino-acid sequence MSVTHRWPAPVVGALLLFVCLFAVSLSTHAQSAVAEDQVSFEIPAQPLDQALVEFGRQSRQELFYNAEDVSGLTANAISGALSRSHAMARMLTGTGMEFEQTPSGGMMVADRATLDAQRAQREAASNSPPAEAASAKDAGAADIAAARRAGVEEIIVTGQKKEERLQDVPIAISAFSSEDLNAFKIEGGFDLLKAIPNVTFSKNNFTSYNFSIRGVGTKAVSATTDPGVAVAFNSSTIIQNRLFEQEYYDIERVEVLRGPQGTLYGRNATSGVINVISNKPDLSQFDGSIKGEVGNFNTKRLNAMLNVPLIDGVLGVRLAGALTSRDGYDYNSVTENPVNGRDLSSTRLTVGFQPSDAVQAHLIWERFTEDDDRLRTGKQLCHRDAGPTVVGDTPVFVDDPTNSYNEANKVLGPALFSQGCLPGSLYADNAFGTPNGLALPIVFGVEILGYGDAFPIGRDADGNSVALLGLQDPYGGMMQSRDLRQIASFRDPRYRAEADLLELNVDIEVSPTLTLTSQTAYVDDQVYSFQDFNRFNTVPVFTDTSQVTPADFGFGEYDWSGLAPGGVFCDPQLGCSDTMAGFDISQATAEQFSQELRLQSDFEGPFNFSIGANFTRFDALVDYYIFSNLLTAQAYMAPFNAPVNGVIDFGVCHWPGFYGLFPGPGTPVTTDAPDSSCPYIDPNPIGSINGEGHNYFRSKNPYELESRSAFGEFYWEASAQTKLTLGLRYTEDEKRFTPVPSQALLSPSFIAGGTVSRGYPEKPDIVQRWGEWTGRLGVDWKPEFAFTDETLLYAFYSRGYKGGGANPPRPGFATEEELRAIAPDETDNFDQQGFPLPILQLTAVEYAPVFEPEFVNAFEIGMKNTVWGGAATINATAFYYDYTDYQVSQIRDRSAVNENFDAKVWGLELETLVAFSNDFQMVANFGYLNTRIADGETSIDIINRTQGNPDYTLAKAWLQLPSNCVVPTAVAEQVLQDSPNVVQGQYWQICGGLGGLLGAPALFPLPTDPATGQAYDVANYPELNGGAGLKADLSGNELPNAPHWTANIGAQYGIDLFRNQWRATLRGDVYWQSDSYHRVYNFEPYDRLKGWHNVNLAVRMERPEDGLALELYAKNLIDDTPITDAFLNSDDTGLTTNVFVLDPRLIGFSITKTF is encoded by the coding sequence ATGTCCGTAACTCATCGTTGGCCGGCCCCCGTGGTCGGCGCGCTACTCTTATTTGTCTGCCTGTTCGCTGTCAGCCTGTCGACGCATGCGCAGTCCGCTGTCGCTGAAGACCAGGTGAGCTTCGAGATTCCGGCGCAGCCGCTCGACCAGGCCCTGGTTGAATTCGGGCGCCAGAGTCGGCAAGAGCTGTTCTATAACGCGGAGGATGTGAGCGGCCTTACCGCCAATGCCATCAGCGGAGCCCTCAGCCGCAGCCACGCCATGGCGCGAATGCTCACCGGCACCGGAATGGAATTCGAGCAGACGCCCTCCGGCGGCATGATGGTGGCCGATCGCGCCACCCTCGATGCGCAGCGTGCCCAGCGGGAGGCCGCCAGTAACAGCCCCCCCGCTGAGGCTGCATCGGCCAAGGATGCCGGTGCAGCCGACATCGCTGCCGCGCGGCGGGCGGGTGTGGAAGAAATCATCGTCACCGGCCAGAAGAAGGAAGAACGGCTGCAGGACGTCCCGATCGCCATTTCAGCCTTTTCGTCGGAGGATCTGAACGCCTTCAAGATCGAAGGCGGCTTCGACTTGCTGAAGGCGATTCCCAACGTGACCTTCTCGAAGAACAACTTCACCAGCTACAACTTCTCGATTCGTGGTGTTGGCACCAAGGCGGTATCTGCTACGACAGACCCGGGTGTGGCCGTGGCGTTCAACAGCTCCACCATCATCCAGAACCGGCTGTTCGAGCAGGAGTACTACGACATCGAGCGCGTTGAAGTGTTACGTGGCCCTCAGGGAACCCTATACGGGCGAAACGCAACTTCCGGCGTGATCAACGTGATCTCCAACAAGCCGGACCTGTCGCAGTTCGATGGTTCGATCAAGGGCGAGGTCGGAAATTTCAATACCAAGCGCCTGAATGCCATGCTCAACGTGCCGCTCATCGACGGTGTTTTGGGTGTCCGGTTGGCGGGGGCGCTGACGTCGCGTGATGGTTACGACTACAACAGCGTGACTGAGAATCCGGTCAACGGGCGTGATCTCTCATCGACCCGTTTGACGGTGGGGTTCCAGCCTAGTGATGCGGTTCAGGCCCACCTGATCTGGGAGCGGTTCACAGAGGATGACGACCGCCTGCGGACCGGCAAGCAGCTGTGTCACCGCGATGCCGGGCCGACGGTGGTTGGCGATACGCCGGTGTTCGTCGATGACCCCACCAACAGTTACAACGAGGCCAACAAGGTGCTTGGGCCGGCGTTGTTCAGTCAGGGCTGTCTGCCCGGTAGCCTCTATGCGGATAACGCATTCGGAACGCCCAATGGGTTGGCGCTTCCGATCGTGTTCGGCGTGGAGATCCTCGGATACGGCGATGCCTTCCCGATCGGGCGGGATGCCGATGGCAACTCGGTTGCCTTGTTGGGGTTGCAAGATCCGTATGGCGGCATGATGCAGTCGCGTGATCTGCGGCAGATCGCGTCATTCAGGGACCCCCGCTATCGCGCCGAGGCGGATTTGCTGGAGCTGAACGTTGATATCGAGGTTTCGCCGACCCTCACGCTGACCTCCCAGACCGCGTATGTCGATGATCAGGTCTACTCATTCCAGGATTTCAACCGGTTCAACACGGTGCCAGTGTTCACCGATACGTCACAGGTGACACCGGCGGACTTTGGTTTCGGCGAGTACGACTGGTCCGGGTTGGCACCCGGGGGGGTGTTCTGCGACCCTCAGCTCGGCTGTTCCGACACCATGGCGGGATTCGACATATCGCAGGCCACGGCAGAACAGTTCAGCCAGGAGCTGCGGTTGCAATCCGACTTCGAAGGACCGTTCAACTTCAGCATCGGCGCCAACTTCACCCGCTTTGACGCGCTAGTCGATTACTACATCTTTTCGAACCTGCTCACCGCTCAGGCGTACATGGCGCCTTTCAATGCGCCAGTCAACGGCGTGATTGACTTCGGTGTCTGCCATTGGCCCGGGTTCTATGGCCTGTTCCCGGGACCGGGGACGCCGGTGACCACCGACGCACCGGACTCATCCTGCCCTTACATCGATCCTAATCCGATTGGCAGCATCAACGGCGAAGGGCACAACTACTTCCGCAGCAAGAATCCCTATGAGCTGGAGTCACGCTCGGCGTTTGGCGAGTTCTACTGGGAGGCGAGTGCGCAGACCAAGCTGACGCTTGGCCTGCGCTACACGGAGGACGAAAAGCGCTTCACACCTGTGCCCAGCCAGGCGTTGCTGTCCCCGAGCTTCATCGCGGGTGGAACGGTCAGCCGCGGATACCCCGAGAAGCCCGATATCGTACAGCGGTGGGGTGAGTGGACCGGACGCCTTGGGGTGGACTGGAAGCCAGAGTTCGCGTTCACCGATGAAACCCTGCTTTACGCGTTTTACTCGCGTGGCTACAAGGGTGGGGGGGCCAACCCGCCGCGCCCCGGCTTCGCCACCGAGGAAGAGTTGCGCGCGATCGCGCCCGACGAGACCGACAACTTCGATCAGCAGGGCTTCCCGCTGCCCATTCTGCAGCTGACGGCGGTGGAGTACGCGCCGGTGTTCGAGCCCGAATTCGTCAACGCGTTCGAGATCGGCATGAAGAACACCGTGTGGGGCGGCGCGGCGACGATCAATGCGACGGCGTTCTACTATGACTACACCGACTATCAGGTTTCGCAGATCCGCGATCGAAGCGCCGTCAACGAGAATTTCGACGCGAAGGTCTGGGGGCTCGAGCTGGAAACCCTGGTGGCTTTCTCCAACGATTTCCAGATGGTTGCCAACTTCGGCTACCTGAATACACGGATCGCTGACGGTGAGACCTCCATCGACATCATCAACCGCACCCAGGGCAATCCTGACTACACCCTCGCCAAGGCGTGGCTGCAGCTACCCTCCAACTGCGTGGTTCCGACGGCGGTTGCCGAACAAGTGCTACAGGACTCGCCCAACGTCGTGCAAGGCCAGTACTGGCAGATCTGTGGCGGTCTCGGGGGTCTGTTGGGTGCGCCGGCTTTGTTCCCGCTGCCCACCGACCCCGCCACCGGGCAGGCCTATGACGTCGCCAACTATCCCGAATTGAATGGCGGCGCCGGCCTCAAGGCCGACCTGAGTGGCAACGAGTTGCCGAACGCGCCGCACTGGACGGCCAATATCGGCGCCCAATATGGAATCGACCTGTTCCGCAATCAGTGGCGTGCCACCCTGCGGGGCGATGTCTACTGGCAGTCGGATTCCTACCACCGGGTCTACAACTTCGAGCCCTACGATCGACTGAAGGGGTGGCATAACGTCAATCTCGCCGTGCGGATGGAGCGCCCCGAAGATGGACTGGCACTCGAGCTCTACGCCAAGAACCTGATTGACGATACGCCGATCACCGATGCTTTTCTCAACTCGGACGATACCGGCCTGACAACCAACGTCTTCGTGCTGGACCCACGACTGATCGGATTTTCGATCACCAAAACGTTCTAA
- a CDS encoding DUF4864 domain-containing protein has translation MRTLPLILGILALGLIMSLSPLGNAQAQYRLPQPSLSPEDVVRTQLAALKTGEDIDLKLVYAFASPRNREATGPAPRFIAMIREQYPELIGHRDATLAPTYQAGDEALLPVSLTDRDGKAFRYVFLLSRQTLPGCRRCWMTDGVVPPEALIAPEEAPPQQAL, from the coding sequence ATGCGCACCCTTCCGCTGATACTGGGCATCCTCGCCCTCGGCCTGATCATGTCCTTGAGCCCGCTCGGCAATGCCCAAGCCCAATACCGGCTGCCGCAACCGAGTCTGAGTCCGGAAGATGTGGTGCGCACCCAGCTGGCGGCGCTGAAGACCGGCGAGGACATCGACCTCAAGCTGGTCTACGCCTTCGCCTCGCCCCGCAACCGCGAGGCCACCGGCCCGGCGCCGCGCTTCATCGCCATGATTCGTGAGCAGTACCCCGAGCTGATCGGTCATCGCGACGCCACGCTGGCCCCCACCTACCAGGCGGGCGACGAGGCGCTGTTGCCGGTGTCGTTGACCGACCGCGATGGCAAGGCGTTCCGCTACGTCTTCCTGCTGAGCCGACAAACGCTCCCCGGCTGTCGCCGCTGCTGGATGACCGACGGCGTGGTGCCCCCCGAAGCCCTGATCGCCCCGGAGGAAGCGCCGCCACAGCAGGCCCTCTAA
- a CDS encoding GMC family oxidoreductase, whose product MTFDYIVVGAGSAGCVLAARLSEDPEVKVCLLEAGGPDSSVLIHAPAGVVAIMPRAGKLNYGYESTPQAAMNGRRGYQPRGKGLGGSSSINAMLYVRGDRSDYDDWAALGNEGWSYADVLPYFRKSEHNETYRDEFHGQGGPLNVAELRSPSALCDVFVDACEADGIPRNPDYNGAQQEGAFHYQVTHINGERCSAAKGYLTPNLGRPNLTVITHALTEKVLFEGTQAVGVQVLVKGKRQQFRAQREVILSAGAFGSPQLLMLSGVGPAAHLQAKGIEVVHDLPGVGENLQDHIDVVHSYRAPSWTDTFGISIPFVGRFIKAVVQWWRARSGLLTTPYAEAGAFFKSTPDQPRPDLQFVFVRAAVDDHGRKLHLGHGFSCHCTVMRPKSRGTVRLASTNPADAPEIDLRFLTEQADVDLLVEGAIRQRRVLESAPFDRYRGKTLYPFDINDRKAFEADIRQRADTQYHPVGTCKMGSASDPMAVVDARLRVHGVQNLRVIDGAIMPTLVGGNTNAPIVMIGEKGADLIREDARRQAAPAKVSNSTGSWAQNTEMAPA is encoded by the coding sequence ATGACATTCGACTACATCGTGGTCGGCGCTGGCTCAGCCGGCTGTGTGCTCGCCGCCCGGCTGAGTGAAGATCCCGAGGTGAAGGTCTGCCTGCTGGAGGCCGGTGGGCCTGATAGCAGTGTGCTGATCCATGCGCCGGCCGGGGTGGTGGCGATCATGCCGCGCGCCGGCAAGCTGAACTACGGCTATGAATCGACCCCGCAGGCGGCGATGAACGGTCGTCGTGGTTATCAGCCCCGGGGCAAGGGGCTGGGCGGGTCCAGCTCGATCAACGCCATGCTCTATGTCCGCGGCGACCGTTCCGACTACGACGACTGGGCGGCCCTGGGCAATGAGGGCTGGTCGTATGCCGACGTGCTGCCGTACTTCCGCAAGAGCGAGCACAACGAAACCTACCGGGACGAATTCCATGGCCAGGGCGGCCCGCTCAACGTGGCCGAGCTGCGCAGCCCCAGCGCGCTGTGCGATGTGTTTGTCGACGCCTGCGAGGCCGACGGCATCCCGCGCAACCCCGACTACAACGGGGCGCAGCAGGAAGGTGCGTTCCACTACCAGGTCACCCACATCAACGGCGAGCGTTGCAGTGCCGCCAAGGGCTATCTCACCCCCAACCTGGGGCGGCCCAATCTCACCGTGATCACCCATGCACTGACCGAAAAGGTGCTGTTCGAGGGCACGCAGGCGGTGGGGGTGCAGGTATTGGTGAAGGGCAAGCGCCAGCAGTTCCGCGCCCAGCGTGAGGTCATCCTCAGTGCCGGTGCCTTCGGCTCCCCCCAGTTGTTGATGCTGTCGGGTGTTGGCCCCGCAGCACACCTGCAGGCAAAGGGTATCGAGGTGGTTCACGATCTGCCGGGGGTGGGGGAGAACCTGCAGGATCACATCGACGTGGTGCACAGCTATCGCGCGCCGTCGTGGACCGATACCTTTGGTATTTCCATTCCATTTGTCGGCCGTTTCATCAAGGCGGTGGTGCAGTGGTGGCGCGCCCGCAGCGGGCTGCTCACCACGCCGTATGCCGAGGCCGGTGCCTTCTTCAAGAGCACGCCGGACCAGCCGCGACCGGACCTGCAGTTCGTGTTCGTACGCGCAGCCGTGGACGACCACGGTCGCAAGCTGCACCTGGGGCATGGGTTCAGTTGCCATTGCACGGTGATGCGGCCAAAGAGCCGCGGTACCGTCCGGCTGGCCAGTACCAACCCGGCGGATGCGCCGGAGATTGATCTGCGGTTCCTGACGGAACAGGCCGATGTCGATCTGCTGGTGGAGGGGGCCATCCGCCAGCGACGTGTTCTCGAATCGGCGCCGTTCGATCGCTATCGCGGCAAGACTCTGTATCCGTTTGATATCAACGACCGCAAGGCGTTCGAGGCTGACATCCGTCAGCGGGCCGATACCCAGTACCACCCGGTGGGCACCTGCAAGATGGGCAGCGCCAGCGACCCGATGGCGGTGGTGGATGCCCGGCTACGTGTGCATGGCGTGCAAAACCTGCGGGTGATCGATGGCGCCATCATGCCGACCCTGGTGGGCGGCAACACCAATGCGCCCATCGTCATGATCGGTGAGAAGGGCGCTGACCTCATCCGCGAGGATGCGCGGCGTCAGGCCGCGCCGGCCAAGGTGTCGAATTCCACCGGATCGTGGGCGCAGAACACCGAGATGGCGCCGGCCTGA
- a CDS encoding MBL fold metallo-hydrolase, with the protein MSLKIHHLDCGTMCPYCERLLTGHGSWTAPARMVCHVLLIETPSEGLVLVDTGLGRADMANPGQRLGQAFTALMRPRADPLATAHAQVQALGFAVDDVRHIIVTHLDLDHAGGLPDFPHAQVHVFAPEHRAAMQPSLLARPRYLPRQWAHSPRWMVHPLGGERWNGFEHLHPIPGLKSDLFMMPLVGHTRGHTAVVVRDGDRWLIHAGDAYFHRGEMDPERPWAPSGIALFEKAVQTLPRERVRNQERLRTLVRDQAGAISVFCAHDPVEFDTLAGAA; encoded by the coding sequence ATGTCGTTGAAAATCCACCATCTCGATTGCGGCACCATGTGCCCGTATTGCGAGCGCCTGCTCACCGGCCACGGCAGTTGGACCGCGCCGGCGCGCATGGTCTGCCATGTGCTGTTGATCGAAACCCCGAGCGAGGGCCTGGTGCTGGTCGATACCGGTCTCGGGCGCGCCGACATGGCCAACCCGGGCCAGCGTCTAGGCCAGGCCTTCACCGCGCTGATGCGCCCGCGCGCCGACCCGCTGGCCACGGCCCATGCCCAGGTGCAGGCGCTGGGCTTTGCGGTAGACGATGTCCGCCACATCATCGTCACCCACCTTGACCTGGACCATGCCGGGGGACTGCCGGACTTCCCCCATGCGCAGGTCCACGTGTTTGCCCCGGAGCATCGGGCGGCAATGCAGCCCAGCCTGCTGGCACGGCCGCGCTACCTGCCGCGGCAGTGGGCACATTCACCGCGTTGGATGGTGCACCCGCTGGGCGGTGAGCGCTGGAACGGCTTCGAGCATCTGCACCCGATTCCGGGCCTGAAGTCGGACCTGTTCATGATGCCGCTGGTCGGCCACACCCGCGGCCACACCGCCGTGGTGGTCCGCGACGGCGACCGCTGGTTGATTCATGCCGGCGATGCCTACTTCCATCGCGGCGAGATGGACCCGGAGCGCCCCTGGGCGCCCAGCGGTATCGCGCTGTTCGAAAAAGCGGTGCAGACGCTACCGCGCGAGCGCGTGCGCAACCAGGAACGGTTGCGCACGCTGGTGCGCGATCAGGCCGGCGCCATCTCGGTGTTCTGCGCCCACGATCCGGTGGAATTCGACACCTTGGCCGGCGCGGCCTGA